A part of Arachis hypogaea cultivar Tifrunner chromosome 12, arahy.Tifrunner.gnm2.J5K5, whole genome shotgun sequence genomic DNA contains:
- the LOC112728533 gene encoding putative disease resistance RPP13-like protein 1 isoform X1 codes for MAAELVGGAFLSSFLNVLFDRLSDPEIINMMRGKKVDQKLLQRLENILNVVEAVLNDAEKKQITDPAVKRWLEDLQDAVYDADDLLDEVATKAATQKDPPGNFLSRFLSLQDREMVTRIEEIIARLEDIAKHKDILRLEKIAVKNMSGRIESTSLVQKSDLFVGRDQDREDIVKLLLDDTNDGELSVIPIWGMGGIGKTTLAKLVFNDDRVQRKFNINAWVCVGEEFDVLKVTKTVIEEITSSRCDMNSLNSAQQHLRSKLTGMKFLVVLDDFWSNNYTAWANFLIPFRCGSEGSKILVTTRSEKIANMVKGFHYQAYNLSALNDEDCWVVFANHAFLSGERLAFEKVAREIVKKCKGLPLAAQALGSLLRSKDNEKDWNNVLNSEIWEFSEEEIEIIPALRISYYHLPSYLKRCFVYCSLYPKDYEFDRDELVLLWMAEGLLQRPRGGSTLEEVGYEYFSDLASRSFFQPSNNAYNTSFVMHDLMHDLATFYGGKFFSRTFEVKNAAKHDVKTRHLSCARKNDDDSFMKIMEACKRLKHVRTLLQLNFRKDGGIREGDSVAVPSDLLEQLKCLRVLSFKFFPDDENLLHHSIGELIHLRYLDLSDTSIVTLPESLSCLYNLQTLKLRYCKKLKKLPSKMQNLVNLRHLDVSETGLEEMPKKMSELKDLQFLSFYIVGKHEENGVGELGGLAHLHGSLWIEKLENVKNSGEASNARMDEKIHLNTLYLWWSTFEESEVCDSESEKDVLDKLRPHKDLKKLSISCYRGTMFPDWVGQSSYHNMTWLELRGCRNCWVLPSLGQLPSLKRLLISGLDKVKKIGGSFYKGDGTQHQETPFRSLKFLIIQRMPCWEEWESYECDDDEDAPFPQLDELHILQCPKLRGDLPTFLPSLKSLFIYECKELGCYLPRAPILRKLIIRDKQEARMRELPLSMLETLVINGEQLVDSLFEAMTHTQPTSLIELQISECSSAVSFPEDSLPPSLEYLGIFNCKNVEFPMHHQQHHSLERLELVNSCDSLTSFALPAFPNLKDLRIARREKLTSLEVSQSLRELWIAECPKLENIIRLPACLWELKIRECGLLGKGIERKDTHIWPSISHIPVIFVDEKLIQYHPTS; via the coding sequence ATGGCTGCTGAACTTGTTGGAGGAGCTTTTCTCTCTTCATTTCTCAATGTTCTTTTTGACAGGCTGTCTGATCCTGAGATCATCAACATGATGAGAGGAAAGAAGGTTGACCAGAAGCTGCTTCAAAGGCTGGAGAACATTCTGAACGTGGTTGAAGCTGTGCTGAATGATGCTGAGAAGAAACAGATCACTGACCCTGCTGTCAAGAGGTGGCTCGAAGATCTCCAAGATGCTGTCTATGATGCTGATGACTTGTTGGATGAAGTCGCCACCAAAGCTGCCACTCAGAAGGATCCACCAGGTAACTTCCTGTCTCGCTTTCTCAGTTTGCAAGATAGGGAGATGGTTACTAGGATTGAAGAAATCATTGCTAGACTAGAAGATATTGCAAAACACAAAGATATCCTTCGTCTAGAAAAGATTGCAGTCAAGAACATGTCAGGGAGAATTGAATCAACATCTCTTGTTCAAAAGTCTGATTTATTTGTTGGTAGGGATCAAGACAGGGAGGATATAGTCAAATTGTTATTAGATGATACTAATGATGGTGAACTATCTGTCATCCCCATCTGGGGTATGGGTGGGATCGGAAAAACTACTTTGGCTAAGTTGGTTTTTAATGATGATAGAGTGCAGCGAAAATTTAATATCAATGCATGGGTTTGTGTTGGGGAAGAATTTGATGTTCTTAAAGTGACAAAGACTGTAATAGAGGAAATAACTTCTAGTCGCTGTGATATGAATAGCTTAAACTCAGCTCAACAACATTTAAGGAGTAAGCTAACAGGGATGAAATTCTTGGTTGTTTTGGATGACTTTTGGAGTAACAATTACACAGCTTGGGCAAATTTTCTGATTCCTTTTAGATGTGGAAGTGAGGGGAGTAAGATCCTTGTGACAACTCGTAGCGAAAAGATTGCAAACATGGTGAAAGGTTTTCATTATCAAGCCTACAATTTGAGTGCGTTGAATGATGAAGATTGTTGGGTAGTGTTTGCAAATCATGCATTTCTTTCTGGAGAGCGTCTAGCTTTTGAAAAAGTTGCCAGAGAAATTGTTAAAAAGTGCAAGGGATTACCTCTAGCTGCTCAAGCACTTGGGAGCTTATTAAGGTCCAAAGATAATGAAAAGGATTGGAATAATGTTTTGAACAGTGAAATTTGGGAATTTTCTGAAGAGGAAATTGAAATTATTCCTGCTTTGAGGATCAGTTATTACCACCTTCCTTCTTACTTAAAACGTTGTTTTGTTTATTGTTCTTTGTATCCCAAAGACTATGAATTTGATAGAGATGAATTGGTGTTATTGTGGATGGCCGAGGGTCTTTTGCAACGGCCGAGGGGGGGAAGCACTTTAGAAGAAGTTGGCTATGAGTATTTTAGTGATTTAGCATCAAGATCATTTTTTCAACCTTCCAATAATGCTTATAATACTTCATTTGTAATGCACGATCTCATGCATGATTTAGCAACGTTCTATGGTGGAAAGTTCTTTTCTAGAACCTTTGAAGTCAAGAATGCAGCAAAGCATGATGTCAAAACTCGCCACTTGTCATGTGCTCGCAAGAATGATGATGATTCGTTTATGAAGATCATGGAAGCATGCAAAAGGTTAAAACATGTGAGGACATTGTTGCAACTCAATTTTCGTAAAGATGGTGGAATCCGAGAGGGAGATAGTGTAGCCGTTCCTTCTGACTTACTAGAACAATTGAAGTGCTTACGagttttgtcatttaaattttttccAGATGATGAAAACTTGTTGCATCATTCGATTGGGGAATTGATCCATTTGCGTTATTTGGATCTTTCAGACACATCCATCGTGACTTTACCTGAGTCGTTAAGTTGCTTGTACAATTTACAAACCTTGAAGTTGAGATACTGTAAAAAGCTTAAAAAGCTTCCTAGCAAGATGCAAAATCTTGTGAATTTGCGTCATCTTGATGTTTCTGAAACTGGTTTGGAAGAGATGCCAAAAAAGATGAGCGAATTAAAAGATCTGCAATTTTTAAGTTTCTACATCGTGGGCAAGCATGAAGAGAATGGAGTTGGGGAATTGGGAGGACTAGCACATCTTCATGGGTCATTATGGATTGAGAAATTGGAGAATGTTAAGAATAGTGGTGAAGCATCGAATGCAAGGATGGATGAAAAAATACACCTGAATACTTTATATTTGTGGTGGTCAACGTTTGAAGAAAGTGAGGTTTGTGATTCCGAAAGTGAAAAAGATGTACTTGACAAATTACGTCCTCACAAAGACTTGAAGAAGCTATCCATCAGTTGTTACAGAGGTACCATGTTTCCGGATTGGGTAGGGCAGTCTTCGTACCACAACATGACTTGGTTGGAGCTGAGGGGATGCAGGAATTGTTGGGTGCTTCCTTCACTTGGACAGTTACCCTCTCTGAAGAGGCTGCTCATTTCAGGGCTCGACAAGGTGAAGAAGATTGGTGGGTCATTCTATAAGGGTGATGGAACTCAGCATCAGGAGACACCCTTCCGATCCCTTAAATTTCTCATTATTCAAAGAATGCCTTGCTGGGAGGAATGGGAgtcatatgaatgtgatgatgatgaggatgcaCCATTTCCTCAACTTGACGAACTTCATATATTGCAGTGTCCTAAGTTAAGAGGAGATTTGCCCACTTTCCTTCCGTCTTTGAAATCACTATTCATTTATGAATGCAAGGAGCTTGGTTGTTATCTGCCAAGAGCTCCCATCCTACGCAAATTAATAATAAGGGACAAACAGGAagcaagaatgcgggagctaccaCTTTCCATGTTGGAGACACTAGTAATTAATGGAGAGCAGCTTGTGGATTCTCTGTTTGAGGCCATGACCCACACCCAACCAACCTCTCTCATAGAGCTACAGATCTCAGAGTGCTCATCAGCCGTATCATTTCCAGAGGATTCTTTGCCCCCTTCATTGGAATATCTAGGCATCTtcaattgcaagaatgtagaattCCCAATGCACCACCAACAACATCACTCGCTAGAGAGATTAGAATTAGTCAACAGCTGTGATTCGCTTACATCCTTCGCATTGCCAGCGTTCCCAAATCTCAAGGATCTCAGAATCGCAAGACGTGAAAAGTTGACATCTCTGGAGGTGTCACAGTCCCTCCGAGAATTATGGATTGCAGAGTGCCCTAAGCTGGAGAACATAATAAGGCTGCCTGCCTGTTTATGGGAACTCAAAATCAGAGAATGTGGGTTGTTGGGTAAAGGCATAGAGAGGAAGGACACCCACATTTGGCCATCCATTTCCCACATCCCCGTAATATTTGTTGATGAGAAACTGATTCAATATCACCCAACATCTTAA
- the LOC112728533 gene encoding putative disease resistance RPP13-like protein 1 isoform X2, whose translation MMRGKKVDQKLLQRLENILNVVEAVLNDAEKKQITDPAVKRWLEDLQDAVYDADDLLDEVATKAATQKDPPGNFLSRFLSLQDREMVTRIEEIIARLEDIAKHKDILRLEKIAVKNMSGRIESTSLVQKSDLFVGRDQDREDIVKLLLDDTNDGELSVIPIWGMGGIGKTTLAKLVFNDDRVQRKFNINAWVCVGEEFDVLKVTKTVIEEITSSRCDMNSLNSAQQHLRSKLTGMKFLVVLDDFWSNNYTAWANFLIPFRCGSEGSKILVTTRSEKIANMVKGFHYQAYNLSALNDEDCWVVFANHAFLSGERLAFEKVAREIVKKCKGLPLAAQALGSLLRSKDNEKDWNNVLNSEIWEFSEEEIEIIPALRISYYHLPSYLKRCFVYCSLYPKDYEFDRDELVLLWMAEGLLQRPRGGSTLEEVGYEYFSDLASRSFFQPSNNAYNTSFVMHDLMHDLATFYGGKFFSRTFEVKNAAKHDVKTRHLSCARKNDDDSFMKIMEACKRLKHVRTLLQLNFRKDGGIREGDSVAVPSDLLEQLKCLRVLSFKFFPDDENLLHHSIGELIHLRYLDLSDTSIVTLPESLSCLYNLQTLKLRYCKKLKKLPSKMQNLVNLRHLDVSETGLEEMPKKMSELKDLQFLSFYIVGKHEENGVGELGGLAHLHGSLWIEKLENVKNSGEASNARMDEKIHLNTLYLWWSTFEESEVCDSESEKDVLDKLRPHKDLKKLSISCYRGTMFPDWVGQSSYHNMTWLELRGCRNCWVLPSLGQLPSLKRLLISGLDKVKKIGGSFYKGDGTQHQETPFRSLKFLIIQRMPCWEEWESYECDDDEDAPFPQLDELHILQCPKLRGDLPTFLPSLKSLFIYECKELGCYLPRAPILRKLIIRDKQEARMRELPLSMLETLVINGEQLVDSLFEAMTHTQPTSLIELQISECSSAVSFPEDSLPPSLEYLGIFNCKNVEFPMHHQQHHSLERLELVNSCDSLTSFALPAFPNLKDLRIARREKLTSLEVSQSLRELWIAECPKLENIIRLPACLWELKIRECGLLGKGIERKDTHIWPSISHIPVIFVDEKLIQYHPTS comes from the coding sequence ATGATGAGAGGAAAGAAGGTTGACCAGAAGCTGCTTCAAAGGCTGGAGAACATTCTGAACGTGGTTGAAGCTGTGCTGAATGATGCTGAGAAGAAACAGATCACTGACCCTGCTGTCAAGAGGTGGCTCGAAGATCTCCAAGATGCTGTCTATGATGCTGATGACTTGTTGGATGAAGTCGCCACCAAAGCTGCCACTCAGAAGGATCCACCAGGTAACTTCCTGTCTCGCTTTCTCAGTTTGCAAGATAGGGAGATGGTTACTAGGATTGAAGAAATCATTGCTAGACTAGAAGATATTGCAAAACACAAAGATATCCTTCGTCTAGAAAAGATTGCAGTCAAGAACATGTCAGGGAGAATTGAATCAACATCTCTTGTTCAAAAGTCTGATTTATTTGTTGGTAGGGATCAAGACAGGGAGGATATAGTCAAATTGTTATTAGATGATACTAATGATGGTGAACTATCTGTCATCCCCATCTGGGGTATGGGTGGGATCGGAAAAACTACTTTGGCTAAGTTGGTTTTTAATGATGATAGAGTGCAGCGAAAATTTAATATCAATGCATGGGTTTGTGTTGGGGAAGAATTTGATGTTCTTAAAGTGACAAAGACTGTAATAGAGGAAATAACTTCTAGTCGCTGTGATATGAATAGCTTAAACTCAGCTCAACAACATTTAAGGAGTAAGCTAACAGGGATGAAATTCTTGGTTGTTTTGGATGACTTTTGGAGTAACAATTACACAGCTTGGGCAAATTTTCTGATTCCTTTTAGATGTGGAAGTGAGGGGAGTAAGATCCTTGTGACAACTCGTAGCGAAAAGATTGCAAACATGGTGAAAGGTTTTCATTATCAAGCCTACAATTTGAGTGCGTTGAATGATGAAGATTGTTGGGTAGTGTTTGCAAATCATGCATTTCTTTCTGGAGAGCGTCTAGCTTTTGAAAAAGTTGCCAGAGAAATTGTTAAAAAGTGCAAGGGATTACCTCTAGCTGCTCAAGCACTTGGGAGCTTATTAAGGTCCAAAGATAATGAAAAGGATTGGAATAATGTTTTGAACAGTGAAATTTGGGAATTTTCTGAAGAGGAAATTGAAATTATTCCTGCTTTGAGGATCAGTTATTACCACCTTCCTTCTTACTTAAAACGTTGTTTTGTTTATTGTTCTTTGTATCCCAAAGACTATGAATTTGATAGAGATGAATTGGTGTTATTGTGGATGGCCGAGGGTCTTTTGCAACGGCCGAGGGGGGGAAGCACTTTAGAAGAAGTTGGCTATGAGTATTTTAGTGATTTAGCATCAAGATCATTTTTTCAACCTTCCAATAATGCTTATAATACTTCATTTGTAATGCACGATCTCATGCATGATTTAGCAACGTTCTATGGTGGAAAGTTCTTTTCTAGAACCTTTGAAGTCAAGAATGCAGCAAAGCATGATGTCAAAACTCGCCACTTGTCATGTGCTCGCAAGAATGATGATGATTCGTTTATGAAGATCATGGAAGCATGCAAAAGGTTAAAACATGTGAGGACATTGTTGCAACTCAATTTTCGTAAAGATGGTGGAATCCGAGAGGGAGATAGTGTAGCCGTTCCTTCTGACTTACTAGAACAATTGAAGTGCTTACGagttttgtcatttaaattttttccAGATGATGAAAACTTGTTGCATCATTCGATTGGGGAATTGATCCATTTGCGTTATTTGGATCTTTCAGACACATCCATCGTGACTTTACCTGAGTCGTTAAGTTGCTTGTACAATTTACAAACCTTGAAGTTGAGATACTGTAAAAAGCTTAAAAAGCTTCCTAGCAAGATGCAAAATCTTGTGAATTTGCGTCATCTTGATGTTTCTGAAACTGGTTTGGAAGAGATGCCAAAAAAGATGAGCGAATTAAAAGATCTGCAATTTTTAAGTTTCTACATCGTGGGCAAGCATGAAGAGAATGGAGTTGGGGAATTGGGAGGACTAGCACATCTTCATGGGTCATTATGGATTGAGAAATTGGAGAATGTTAAGAATAGTGGTGAAGCATCGAATGCAAGGATGGATGAAAAAATACACCTGAATACTTTATATTTGTGGTGGTCAACGTTTGAAGAAAGTGAGGTTTGTGATTCCGAAAGTGAAAAAGATGTACTTGACAAATTACGTCCTCACAAAGACTTGAAGAAGCTATCCATCAGTTGTTACAGAGGTACCATGTTTCCGGATTGGGTAGGGCAGTCTTCGTACCACAACATGACTTGGTTGGAGCTGAGGGGATGCAGGAATTGTTGGGTGCTTCCTTCACTTGGACAGTTACCCTCTCTGAAGAGGCTGCTCATTTCAGGGCTCGACAAGGTGAAGAAGATTGGTGGGTCATTCTATAAGGGTGATGGAACTCAGCATCAGGAGACACCCTTCCGATCCCTTAAATTTCTCATTATTCAAAGAATGCCTTGCTGGGAGGAATGGGAgtcatatgaatgtgatgatgatgaggatgcaCCATTTCCTCAACTTGACGAACTTCATATATTGCAGTGTCCTAAGTTAAGAGGAGATTTGCCCACTTTCCTTCCGTCTTTGAAATCACTATTCATTTATGAATGCAAGGAGCTTGGTTGTTATCTGCCAAGAGCTCCCATCCTACGCAAATTAATAATAAGGGACAAACAGGAagcaagaatgcgggagctaccaCTTTCCATGTTGGAGACACTAGTAATTAATGGAGAGCAGCTTGTGGATTCTCTGTTTGAGGCCATGACCCACACCCAACCAACCTCTCTCATAGAGCTACAGATCTCAGAGTGCTCATCAGCCGTATCATTTCCAGAGGATTCTTTGCCCCCTTCATTGGAATATCTAGGCATCTtcaattgcaagaatgtagaattCCCAATGCACCACCAACAACATCACTCGCTAGAGAGATTAGAATTAGTCAACAGCTGTGATTCGCTTACATCCTTCGCATTGCCAGCGTTCCCAAATCTCAAGGATCTCAGAATCGCAAGACGTGAAAAGTTGACATCTCTGGAGGTGTCACAGTCCCTCCGAGAATTATGGATTGCAGAGTGCCCTAAGCTGGAGAACATAATAAGGCTGCCTGCCTGTTTATGGGAACTCAAAATCAGAGAATGTGGGTTGTTGGGTAAAGGCATAGAGAGGAAGGACACCCACATTTGGCCATCCATTTCCCACATCCCCGTAATATTTGTTGATGAGAAACTGATTCAATATCACCCAACATCTTAA